The following proteins are encoded in a genomic region of Actinomycetota bacterium:
- a CDS encoding DUF2200 family protein — protein MAPVVYPHDLAKVEREGRSKAELDQVIEWLTGYD, from the coding sequence GTGGCCCCGGTCGTCTATCCCCACGACCTGGCGAAGGTCGAGCGCGAAGGACGTTCCAAGGCCGAACTGGACCAAGTGATCGAGTGGCTCACCGGATACGAC